The Argopecten irradians isolate NY chromosome 6, Ai_NY, whole genome shotgun sequence genome has a window encoding:
- the LOC138326570 gene encoding uncharacterized protein, whose amino-acid sequence MIITVFPHQIVPTPNVDGQTFRYDNYYCVPKPNVDGQTYRCDDYNCVPKPNVDGQTYGYDNYYSVPTPNVDGQTYRYYDYYCVPKLNVDRQTVGYNDYYSVPTPNVDGQTFRYDNYYCVPKPNVDGHTDGYNDYYSVPTPKVDGQTYGYDDYYSVPTPNVDGQTDGYDDYYCVPKPNVDGQTDRYDDYNCVPKPNVDGQTYRYDEYYSVPTPNVDGQTFRYDDYYCVPKPNVDGETYRCDDYFSVPTPNVNGQTYRYDEYYSVPTPNVDGQTYRYDDYYCVPKPNVDGQIDGYDDYYSVPTPNLKDRHTDTMIITVFPNQI is encoded by the exons ATGATTATTACAGTGTTCCCACACCAAAT TGTTCCCACACCAAATGTAGACGGACAGACATTCAGATACGATAATTATTACTGTGTTCCCAAACCCAATGTAGACGGACAGACATACAGATGCGATGATTATAACTGTGTTCCCAAACCAAATGTAGACGGACAGACCTACGGATACGATAATTATTACAGTGTTCCCACACCAAATGTAGAcggacagacatacagatactATGATTATTACTGTGTTCCCAAACTCAATGTAGACAGACAGACAGTCGGATACAATGATTATTACAGTGTTCCCACACCAAATGTAGACGGACAGACATTCAGATACGATAATTATTACTGTGTTCCCAAACCCAATGTAGACGGACACACAGACGGATACAATGATTATTACAGTGTTCCCACACCAAAGGTAGACGGACAGACATACGGATACGATGATTATTACAGTGTTCCCACACCAAATgtagacggacagacagacggataCGATGATTATTACTGTGTTCCCAAACCCAATgtagacggacagacagacagatacGATGATTATAACTGTGTTCCCAAACCAAATGTAGATGGACAGACCTACAGATACGATGAATATTACAGTGTTCCCACACCAAATGTAGACGGACAGACATTCAGATACGATGATTATTACTGTGTTCCCAAACCAAATGTAGACGGAGAGACATACAGATGCGATGATTATTTCAGTGTTCCCACACCAAATGTAAAcggacagacatacagatacgATGAATATTACAGTGTTCCCACACCAAATGTAGAcggacagacatacagatacgATGATTATTACTGTGTTCCCAAACCAAATGTAGACGGACAGATAGACGGATACGATGATTATTACAGTGTTCCCACACCAAATTTaaaggacagacatacagatacgATGATTATTACTGTGTTCCCAAACCAAATTTAA